DNA sequence from the Lachancea thermotolerans CBS 6340 chromosome H complete sequence genome:
CGCGCCGAATACTACAAGAAAACGTTCAAGTGCGGGGACCTGAGCGCAGCACAGAAAAATCATGTAAAACTGCTTGGCAAGACCGCTGCTCTCATTTTCTCTAAAAGATCCACCAGAACCAGGGTTTCGACAGAGGGTGCGCTCTCGTTCTTCGGTGCGCAGCCAATGTTCCTGGGCAAAGACGACATCCAGCTGGGCGTGAACGAGTCGTTCTACGACACAACTAGAGTAGTATCGTCAATGGTCTCTTGCATCTTCGCACGTGTCAACAAGCATTCTGAAATCCAGGAACTTACGAAACACTCGAGCGTGCCTATCATCAACTCCCTGTGTGACATGTTCCACCCGCTGCAAGCCATTTGTGACATCCTGACCATCAAAGAGCATCTAGACTAtacaaagaacaagctcAAGGTGGCATGGATCGGTGATGCCAACAATGTTATCAATGACATGGCGATCGCATGCCTGAAAGTCGGTATCGACGTTTCTATTTCCACCCCTTCGGGAATTGAAATGGACCCCGAAATCATCAAGGCTGGGCAGGAAGTGGCAAAGGCTAACGGTTCGAAACTGATCGTTACCCACAGCTCCACAGAAGCCGCGACTGGCGCCAACGTGCTGGTCACTGATACCTTTATCTCGATGGGCGAAGAGTACGCCAGAGTCGCTAAACTCAAGCAATTCCAGGGCTTCCAGATAAATTCTGAGCTGTGCTCATACGCGGACCCTAACTACAAATTTATGCATTGTCTGCCAAGACACCATGAAGAAGTGACTGACGACATCTTCTACAGTGACCACTCGATTGTGTTTGATGAGGCCGAAAACAGACTGTATGCAGCCATGGCTGCAGTAGACGTGTTTGTCATAAATAAAGGAAACTTCAGTGCTGGTCCTGATGATATTCTTAATTAAGTGTGTTTTACAGCACGACACTGCCAATCAAATTTATAGAGTTAAATAACTTCATATTTGAAAGCCGTGTTCAATTCAAAGAGAGCCGATACAAGCCTGGTTAAACTATGGGTTAATACTAACTgttgcttcaaagaccGGGCTTTCATGGATGACGACACAATTTGTGCCGTCATCGAAATTTCCCTCCTCAAAACCGTGCTCTTGCTGCATCTTCTGGCATAGCGTATTTGAGTAAAAAGGTTTTACGCCAGGTTGGAGTAGTGCAATAGTTATGTGCGCAACCTCATTAGCGCAAGAGAGACGGGGAGCCGCTTTTCCGGTAGTCCTATCTAGCACGCAATTCTCGGGTAATTCCGCCACCAGCGTCACTATGCTGCTGTCCCATACAACACTCTTGACTTTGAATTCAACTTTGTCGTTAGTCTTTATGAGAGTATtctgaaaagtttggtttCCCTCACCTTTGACTAGTAAGTGATTGTATCGCTTATTGAACTCACACCATATatctttttgtttctgaGTACCCCTTTTGCCCGTTGCGACGTGGCACAATGTGATGTGAAACTCTGGTTGAGCcttgttctcttcaaaggcTTTGATAACGGATGAAACATCGGTCGATGTCTCTACTCGCGAAACGAGGTCACAAATAGCCTTTATAAACGACTGAGGACCCTCAATGTTTGCCGAAAAGTAACTGGGtttcaacttgaaggctTTGCCCtcagagctgctgctcttgccgatttttttggttgttgttggcgtGTACAGAAGACTTTTATCAAAGGCTGCTTTTATGTCTTCAGCAGGCGGAATGGAGGGAACTAAGACTGGATAGTGGTGATTCAATTCTCTCAGGATCTCTTTTGCATTTATCAATGAGGAATCAGTGTCACGAACTTGTAGATTAATCACCAAATCAAACATATTATCAGGGTCCCGATCGGGCGCGACAGGCTGgtatcttttcaaaaaccctCTCATTATACCAAGTACCTTTTTCTCTCCATCAGAATCAACTTTAATGCTTTGATGCCTGTCGCCTCGCGCCATAACCCTTTTAATGGTGAGGCGGGAGGTGGCGTCGATGTCCTCATATGGCAAGAAAGAAAGTGCAACTATTTTGACATTGCAGTCATATGGAAGATACTTCTCtttcagttcttcaaacCACTCAAATAACTGCTTCCTTTCTCTAAATTGATGATTGTTGCGATCTGTGACTACAGCCTTTATATTATCTTTTGCAAGAAGCTCTAGAGAccttttcatcaacaaagatTTATCTTTCCCAGTAATATCGTCGTTTTGGACATGACTCCAGGTTTCTGGAAACAAGTTTCTGATCGTCAGAGCAGTGGTGGTCTTGCCACAACCTATTGTTGCTACCGGAAACAGTagaaattttgtattttcatcaactttATTGTAATCGATAGCGTTCTGGAGCTCCAGTTGTTGAATGACCTCACTATTCAAAATTTCCATTCCAGTCAATCCATAGTCTTCTAGAAACACCTTTCGAAGTTTTATTATACCTGAATCCCTCATATATTCTTCACAAATTTTCGGATCCGCATCAAGAATTGGAATGACGAAGTCCAGATATTTGTTGGTGATAAATCGAtgtttcttgaaactgaaaacGCGAGATTTCGTCGTGATGTACTTTTTGGTAGCTTCTCTCCATTGTCTGTACATTAGGTAAGGTTCCTCgaacttgaatttgaaaaagaatgcAGATCCGTCTCGCAGTTTGCACCTAACAACGAAGCCCTCTATTTCCTTGTTTCTGTAGGACCCAACGCTAGCACATTCTTCCAAGAATTGCCGAAGAGTGGTAATGTCATGCTTTGTAAAGTACTCAATCGTTTTGAAACCGTAAGCCAAAGCAAAATCATGAACTTCATTCATGGGTAGAGTCTGAAACACGCGCTTGTTAATGTTAATTCCATGTAAATAAAGGCCTGCTGCATCTTTTGTATATTCAAGAATGTGCTCCTCGAAGCTGTCATCACAGTACTCGGCAACAGCGGTTGCATTCATGTTAAAAAGTGCGAGTCCGAGTTCTCGAGGCTCGAGACCATATGATTCCAGCTGCCTCTTTAAAAAGTTTTCTCCTGCCATGGAATGGTTTCTATCAGTATCATCCCTCTCGCCTGTGGAGTGTTTGGAGCACACTACTAAAGAACCATCTTCAAGTCCCGAAACGAAAATGATACAGCcgttttctttgactgTGACTTCGTATGGTCCTAAAGTGTTAGCTGCGAGCCAATCCCACTTGGTGGTGCTAACTTCATTTATGTTAAAGAATTTATCATAGCCGCGCGCCACGATGCGAGGGTTTTCGGGATCGTCGAGAGTAAACAGGCCGCGCGCATTGAGCGGAAGCTTTATATTGTTTTTGCCGTAGTCCCACTCGTTAAATTTCCAGCTAAAAACCTCTTTATTGGTGTTTTTGATCTGGCATTTGTGCTTATAAGATCTTCCTCTCTTTGGCAGCAGTGTTGCCGCCTCCAATTCCTTCACTAGCTTTTTTGAGTCTTCAGCGGTCTCGAAAACCATCGCCCTTGCTTGTTCAAGCCTGATTATGACTCTTGAGTCGTTCAGGTCAACCCGTGTTCTACTAGGCCAAAGCTAGAGAACAGTTGAATGGCTTCAGTTTAGCGAAACGCATCTAAAATATGACCTCGTGACCTCCGCAAATCTCAAATACTCTGGTAGCTTCTTAAGATTATAGGAACTGATAGTGGTTGGTGCTTCCTCAGAAAAAGACATCTATGGACGAGTACGACGTGGATGGCGCAGATATCCTGGTACTCCGCGAGAAGTTGAATCGGGTCTCGCGGCTTTCGCTCAACATAAATAAGTCGCTGAAAAAAATAGGAAAAGCCACCATACAGTCTAGTGAGCTTTTCACGCCCATTATTCAATCAAATACTGCCTTAGGTGTATTGCAGCGCAACATTGAAGGTAGTCTAGATGCTGTTTCTTCTATAAAGGATTTGGCGAACGACGCTTCAAAACATGAGCTCGTGTTGACGCAAGGGATCGAAGCTGTGGGGTTGAAGCCCTACATTAAGGCAATTCGCAAGCTTCAGGGCATACAGGAAAGCATGGATTATCAAAACCAAGTTTCACCAGAGTCAAGCGAATTTCAGGGTATCAGAACACATTTATCGCAGATTGTTCAATCCAGTGAAGAGGCGCTGAGAACGCATTTCACCATTATCCTGCGAAAGATCGAACCTTTTGATCCACAAATtaatttgaacaaaaaggtACCGTTTCCTTACTACGAAGATAGTGACTTATCACAGCTCACAGACATAATAAATTTCTTTGGCGGGTCCAGTAGTTCGCCTTTGGTGGCCATACTTGCCAATAATAGAAGCCAGTTAATTCTAACCAGCTTGGCATTTTTAGAGCCTTTTGCTAAGCAGATCACGACAAATGAAAACGTGCCCTATAGGAAAGGCAGCAGCGGTTTTTTGAACTATACAGAAGCCTTGCTCGGCTTTATTGCCAATGAATACATGTTTACAGAGGACAttcttgccaaaaaacCAAGCTTCCGCGACCAAGTGTTTGCGAACATCGTTACACCGGTACTCAACAACTATGTGAAGCTTGTGAAGCTCAACATTTCCCTCATAAAAAAGAATGTCTTGAATGTTGGCCTTTTTACATTCGAGTTAAGCGACTGCGTCGGTAATGCCCTGAAATTTCTGAGAAATAAACCTTTAGAAAATTACACCCCTCTAGTTAGTTCCCTCGATGAGTCTACTTCGATATTGCAGTCATTGTTCCGCGACTTGATTGTTTACATTGAGAGTAAAGCTTCCCAGCTCTCCCAATTGCCAAGCGATAATGGTGTGATTGAGTCTACGATAGATGTTATGTCTCGACTCCGGAAATTCAGTGAGTATAAACAAGGCTGCCTCAACTGCATAGTGGGCATGAGGCGGGAAGAATGGCTTCCGAAAGACTATAATGAGAAAGAGTATACCCTACAAGAGCGCAAGCAGATTAATAGCAATACCGCCTTACTCTCGTGTTTTTTTAGCGATTGCATCGACTGTCTCATTGTTTCTCTGGAAAGGAGAGCTCAACGAATTCTCATGCCAAACCAAGAACCAGACATAGCGAATCCTACAAGCCCTCGCAATACCTTCAAGCAGCGCATTGGATTTTTCTTGATTACAAACATAACACTAATTGAACAGATTGTTTCCCGGTCAGAACTAAACTCAATACTAGGTGAACGAGGTAATGCCCGGcttgagaaactgaagaagCGCTATGTCAACTACTTTGTTTCTGATTGGCGAGCACTCACTTCGAATTTGCTAGAcgctgtttttgttgatagCTCTGGCAAAGTTTCGGCCAAAGATAAAGatcaaatcaaagaaaagttcaaaaagttcaacgaCGGattcgaagaacttgcCTCAAACTTTAAGCATTTTAGGATATCGGATCCtgcaatgaagaagcttttgaaaagcgaAATTAATTCTTTGGTACTGCCCTTATATGAAAGATTTCATGGACGTTACAAAGATTCGTTCAAAAATCCAAGGAAACATATTAAATATACTCCCAACGAGTTATCCACAGTTCTAAACTCGTTAGATAGGTAGTTGATAAGACTATATTTGATGTATATCTGTATTCAAATAAAATAAACCTCAGCAGCTTGAATTTGGTACCGCCTATGCAGGGATAAAAGTTCACTAATAGTAGCAAGACAGGGCTTCGCACCACAACTTTTCTTTGCTCATTGATTTGTCTGTGGAGAGTCACTGAATGTTATATTTTCTGGACTGCTTTCAGAGCCTGCAGTTGCTGAGGACGTGGTTAACTCTTGTTTTGTACTTGCTCGAGTATATTCCGTTCCAGCCGGAATTTTAAACGCTTTCttaaaatcttcaaaaacattgtTACCATCTGCCACCCCTGAAGAATACTGTCTTGAAATTATTGGATGGGTTGGTACGTTATTTTGTAATGGGTGCCAGCTATTTGAGTTCCGGTCGTACAATGCTGTTATGTCAACAGATGCCTCAGTGGCATCGTCCGCGTAGTCGTCGAGGGACTCTTTCGACTGCAAAAGCGTATCCAAAGTTTGATTGGCTTTGGGACTGAGAAGAGGCTCCATATTCATTGTATCTTCGCGTTGGGTGATAAAACTTGCAGCAGTCTCTATTGAAGAACGAGGTGATGCGGCAGCAGAAGACGATCGGCTGGGGACAATGTTACGATCAGTGGAGATATCCGGgctgttcaaaatatcGTTCAGGTCGCTATAATTCTCGCTGGAATTTTTGACTGTTGACGGCAAGTTATCTTGAATGCTTCCTCGCCTGCTTGGCCCGTGTGCAAAATTCAAAGGCCTCAATTTGGgagagcttttcaaaatagaGCTTGGCAAATCAGGAGAATCCAGTCGTGTGCcattgaaagaaaacgACGATGCAATGTCACCACTTTCTTCCTCGAGATTCTTTTTTTGGGTGTTTTTTGGGTCCACCCCGTCGTCGTCATACTCGTTTGAGCTCGtgattttgaattttggaGGACGAAGAACAGGCGCTACTCCATCAGCTGCCATAACTTCTTGATATGTCGGAGGGTCTCTTGGTGCACGAGACATTGGGTCCGTcattgctttgaaaagtgttCGCGAAGGAGGCTCGTTTGCATCAAAAGGAGGAGGCTCGAAGCTTGGGGTACGAATCATATTTATTGGTCTTGCTCTTGGTGAGGATATCGGGGACAGAGGAATAGCTTGTGGCGATGTCAGCTCTGGTTTGATGTTGTCAGGTTGATAGACATTCGATTTCAACTCTGGAGATCTCAGGATGAAGTCGTCGAGCATTTTCGGTTGACCGTCAGCTCTCCTCGAATGAAGGCTGATGCTGGATCCTCCGTTCCGAATGGGGGACAAAGACCTGGGTGAGAAAGTTCCACGTTCTTCTAAAGGCATGACTTCCGGGGACAGCGCTGGCGACCCAATTACCTCCTTTGGAAAGTAGAGGTTTGAAACATGATATAGATTCACATTCAAGTCTCCGAATTCAGAACAATCCGTCCCTGGTATAAAAGTATGAGTATCATAACTGGGCAGAAGAGTGTTGGCGTGCGAGCACAATTTATTCAAAACGTGTATCGGTGAATCGATGCTAACTTCATagtgcttcttctttccatCCAGATTACGAGATAATCTTAAGCAAATTTTAATCCAGTGGTTTGCTTTAATATTCTGATACGAAGTATCCGGGTGAATTCTCTGCTGTAAATTCAACCTTTCAGGTATGAAAACTTGATAACCAAATTCCTTTGACACTAAGTCTCCGTTGCTTTCATCGATCAAAAGATTTCCAAGATTCTTTGCCTTCGAGGCATTCGCGTTGCTTGGTAAGTTTTCCAACACAGGAGCCTTGTGCTCGGCGAGAAGAAACTTTTTGGCGGGTTCTAATCTATGAACTTTCTTATTCTTGCAGTAGTATTCCATTGTTTCGGTGAGGTAAATTCGAATTCTGTGTAGGTTGACCTTGTCCATGGGCGTTATCTTGAAAGCTATAGGAAGGAAGGCATCAAGCACAATATCCTTAGATGCTATCACAATGTCATAGTGAAGTTGGTCCTCCCAATCACGGGATATGGCTATCGGTTCTGTTTCCTCAACTGACGAATCTGATGGTGTTCTAATAACTTCAAGGGGGAGTCTTGCATGCAGATTGGACTTGAACGCACCGCTTCTTTCAACGTTAGCCGAAAGTGTGTATTCAACAGATCCGAAGGCCGCCTGAACGCTCTCGGGACAAGACAGTGGAATCGTCTGCTCGAAACCGTAAATATAGTCACCGggctgaaaaatgaagGGCTCCCCACccgaagacgaagacttGGAAAATAGAGAAGCATTATCACTGTTATTAGATAGCGTTCCAGCTAGTAGGTCTGATATGGACCGCGATCTCTCGCGTTTTTGACTATCAGGCGACGTTGCTTTGCGCAAAATGTTACCGATAGGCAGGAAATTTGTACCCTGATTTTTTGGCGGAGATGCAGGCGTTGCTGCGTTGAGGTTGATGTAGCTAACGCTGCCTCGCTTATTCTTCAGCGGACGGTACAAAGATGCGCAACTTCCTTTTAATAAATCATCAGCATCCGTCGAACCGCTGCTGTGCACGTTGTTGTGTTCAAGTTGGAAAAATGGCCATGTGTGGTTTACTATGTCTATAGTCTCCAGGAATTCTTGTCTTCTGGGCGGAATCCCCTCTGGCCACTCTGTTCTGGATGTTCCCTTGAAAGTGAGATCTATCGATTTTATTTTACTGGGCTTTAGAACGCGGATTATGAGAGTTCCCCTCAGAAGACCAGGGGGTCTCTCCTCCCACTGGTGCTGTTCAAACCCCTGTAAGAATAAAACTGGTTCAGCTAACTGGATGAATATTTGAATCGACGTTGTCTGGGTCAACGGCTGAGCAGAGTCCGCGATCTGTAGGTCTTTATCAACCGGGAACATCGGTGAGTTCCCAGCATCTACGCTAGAACTCATTAGTGCCTTTCCTTCGTGCGTGTGTGTATCAAAGAATGGGAAATGAATAAAAAATCGTATTTAGTATCCGTATTGCAGCAGTCAAAGTAATTTTGTCAAATGCTAAATAAGGCTGGCTTATCTATTACTAGCCGAATCCGAAGGCCTTGGCAGTTCCTGCGCACACGCGACATAAAGTAGCGCTGTTAATTGCGTGGAAGTGGTGCAAGCAAGGGAACTGTTACAAATTCTAAGTGATAACGCACCCTCCGGGCTACGCTTGGATCCTATAttatatcacgtgaccatgAACCATGGACTTATTTCTCAAGGAGTTTCAAGATGTCGCTCAGCTGCGCTAGCCGGTCACTCGAATCGTTGCCCACGCTCTTTAGGAGCTCGTTCACTTTAATGAG
Encoded proteins:
- the ARG3 gene encoding ornithine carbamoyltransferase (similar to uniprot|P05150 YJL088W Saccharomyces cerevisiae ARG3 Ornithine carbamoyltransferase), with the protein product MRHLVSIKDLTDKEFQVLVDRAEYYKKTFKCGDLSAAQKNHVKLLGKTAALIFSKRSTRTRVSTEGALSFFGAQPMFLGKDDIQLGVNESFYDTTRVVSSMVSCIFARVNKHSEIQELTKHSSVPIINSLCDMFHPLQAICDILTIKEHLDYTKNKLKVAWIGDANNVINDMAIACLKVGIDVSISTPSGIEMDPEIIKAGQEVAKANGSKLIVTHSSTEAATGANVLVTDTFISMGEEYARVAKLKQFQGFQINSELCSYADPNYKFMHCLPRHHEEVTDDIFYSDHSIVFDEAENRLYAAMAAVDVFVINKGNFSAGPDDILN
- the TRL1 gene encoding tRNA ligase (similar to uniprot|P09880 YJL087C Saccharomyces cerevisiae TRL1 tRNA ligase), encoding MVFETAEDSKKLVKELEAATLLPKRGRSYKHKCQIKNTNKEVFSWKFNEWDYGKNNIKLPLNARGLFTLDDPENPRIVARGYDKFFNINEVSTTKWDWLAANTLGPYEVTVKENGCIIFVSGLEDGSLVVCSKHSTGERDDTDRNHSMAGENFLKRQLESYGLEPRELGLALFNMNATAVAEYCDDSFEEHILEYTKDAAGLYLHGININKRVFQTLPMNEVHDFALAYGFKTIEYFTKHDITTLRQFLEECASVGSYRNKEIEGFVVRCKLRDGSAFFFKFKFEEPYLMYRQWREATKKYITTKSRVFSFKKHRFITNKYLDFVIPILDADPKICEEYMRDSGIIKLRKVFLEDYGLTGMEILNSEVIQQLELQNAIDYNKVDENTKFLLFPVATIGCGKTTTALTIRNLFPETWSHVQNDDITGKDKSLLMKRSLELLAKDNIKAVVTDRNNHQFRERKQLFEWFEELKEKYLPYDCNVKIVALSFLPYEDIDATSRLTIKRVMARGDRHQSIKVDSDGEKKVLGIMRGFLKRYQPVAPDRDPDNMFDLVINLQVRDTDSSLINAKEILRELNHHYPVLVPSIPPAEDIKAAFDKSLLYTPTTTKKIGKSSSSEGKAFKLKPSYFSANIEGPQSFIKAICDLVSRVETSTDVSSVIKAFEENKAQPEFHITLCHVATGKRGTQKQKDIWCEFNKRYNHLLVKGEGNQTFQNTLIKTNDKVEFKVKSVVWDSSIVTLVAELPENCVLDRTTGKAAPRLSCANEVAHITIALLQPGVKPFYSNTLCQKMQQEHGFEEGNFDDGTNCVVIHESPVFEATVSINP
- the EXO70 gene encoding GTP-Rho binding exocyst subunit EXO70 (similar to uniprot|P19658 YJL085W Saccharomyces cerevisiae EXO70 Essential 70kDa subunit of the exocyst complex (Sec3p Sec5p Sec6p Sec8p Sec10p Sec15p Exo70p and Exo84p)): MDEYDVDGADILVLREKLNRVSRLSLNINKSLKKIGKATIQSSELFTPIIQSNTALGVLQRNIEGSLDAVSSIKDLANDASKHELVLTQGIEAVGLKPYIKAIRKLQGIQESMDYQNQVSPESSEFQGIRTHLSQIVQSSEEALRTHFTIILRKIEPFDPQINLNKKVPFPYYEDSDLSQLTDIINFFGGSSSSPLVAILANNRSQLILTSLAFLEPFAKQITTNENVPYRKGSSGFLNYTEALLGFIANEYMFTEDILAKKPSFRDQVFANIVTPVLNNYVKLVKLNISLIKKNVLNVGLFTFELSDCVGNALKFLRNKPLENYTPLVSSLDESTSILQSLFRDLIVYIESKASQLSQLPSDNGVIESTIDVMSRLRKFSEYKQGCLNCIVGMRREEWLPKDYNEKEYTLQERKQINSNTALLSCFFSDCIDCLIVSLERRAQRILMPNQEPDIANPTSPRNTFKQRIGFFLITNITLIEQIVSRSELNSILGERGNARLEKLKKRYVNYFVSDWRALTSNLLDAVFVDSSGKVSAKDKDQIKEKFKKFNDGFEELASNFKHFRISDPAMKKLLKSEINSLVLPLYERFHGRYKDSFKNPRKHIKYTPNELSTVLNSLDR
- the ALY2 gene encoding Aly2p (similar to uniprot|P47029 Saccharomyces cerevisiae YJL084C Cytoplasmic protein of unknown function that interacts with Pcl7p phosphorylated in vitro potential Cdc28p substrate), coding for MSSSVDAGNSPMFPVDKDLQIADSAQPLTQTTSIQIFIQLAEPVLFLQGFEQHQWEERPPGLLRGTLIIRVLKPSKIKSIDLTFKGTSRTEWPEGIPPRRQEFLETIDIVNHTWPFFQLEHNNVHSSGSTDADDLLKGSCASLYRPLKNKRGSVSYINLNAATPASPPKNQGTNFLPIGNILRKATSPDSQKRERSRSISDLLAGTLSNNSDNASLFSKSSSSGGEPFIFQPGDYIYGFEQTIPLSCPESVQAAFGSVEYTLSANVERSGAFKSNLHARLPLEVIRTPSDSSVEETEPIAISRDWEDQLHYDIVIASKDIVLDAFLPIAFKITPMDKVNLHRIRIYLTETMEYYCKNKKVHRLEPAKKFLLAEHKAPVLENLPSNANASKAKNLGNLLIDESNGDLVSKEFGYQVFIPERLNLQQRIHPDTSYQNIKANHWIKICLRLSRNLDGKKKHYEVSIDSPIHVLNKLCSHANTLLPSYDTHTFIPGTDCSEFGDLNVNLYHVSNLYFPKEVIGSPALSPEVMPLEERGTFSPRSLSPIRNGGSSISLHSRRADGQPKMLDDFILRSPELKSNVYQPDNIKPELTSPQAIPLSPISSPRARPINMIRTPSFEPPPFDANEPPSRTLFKAMTDPMSRAPRDPPTYQEVMAADGVAPVLRPPKFKITSSNEYDDDGVDPKNTQKKNLEEESGDIASSFSFNGTRLDSPDLPSSILKSSPKLRPLNFAHGPSRRGSIQDNLPSTVKNSSENYSDLNDILNSPDISTDRNIVPSRSSSAAASPRSSIETAASFITQREDTMNMEPLLSPKANQTLDTLLQSKESLDDYADDATEASVDITALYDRNSNSWHPLQNNVPTHPIISRQYSSGVADGNNVFEDFKKAFKIPAGTEYTRASTKQELTTSSATAGSESSPENITFSDSPQTNQ